A section of the Festucalex cinctus isolate MCC-2025b chromosome 9, RoL_Fcin_1.0, whole genome shotgun sequence genome encodes:
- the LOC144025658 gene encoding POU domain, class 3, transcription factor 4-like codes for MATAASSPYTLLGSSPMIHPDSQAMQPASPYRGHQKLLHGDYLQNVQSNGHPLGHQWASTLSDSSPWSSSMEQQDVKPGREDLQLHGIIHHRSPHVAHHSPHHNSSHPAAWGTPASHNSSIGGGGGGQQINIYSQGGFAVNGMLEHGGLTPPPNMHPGLRDTLSPEHGGDAQGAHHCHDHSDEETPTSDELEHFAKQFKQRRIKLGFTQADVGLALGTLYGNVFSQTTICRFEALQLSFKNMCKLKPLLNKWLEEADSSTGSSSSIDKIAAQGRKRKKRTSIEVSVKGVLETHFLKCPKPSAQEITSLADTLQLEKEVVRVWFCNRRQKEKRMTPPGEPPPPPHEAPYSHGGGGSAGDASSCHDL; via the coding sequence ATGGCCACAGCTGCCTCCAGCCCCTACACCTTGCTCGGCTCCAGTCCCATGATCCACCCGGACAGCCAGGCCATGCAGCCCGCCAGCCCTTACAGGGGACACCAGAAACTGCTGCACGGCGACTACCTGCAGAACGTCCAGAGCAACGGGCACCCCCTCGGGCACCAGTGGGCGAGCACGCTGTCGGATAGCAGCCCGTGGTCGTCGTCCATGGAGCAGCAGGACGTGAAACCGGGCAGGGAGGACCTGCAGCTGCACGGCATCATCCACCACCGCTCGCCGCACGTCGCTCATCACTCGCCGCACCACAACAGCAGCCACCCGGCGGCGTGGGGGACTCCGGCGTCCCACAACTCGTccatcggcggcggcggcggcgggcagcAGATCAACATCTACTCCCAGGGCGGCTTCGCCGTCAACGGCATGCTGGAGCACGGCGGGCTCACCCCGCCGCCCAACATGCACCCGGGCCTCAGGGACACGCTCAGCCCCGAGCACGGCGGCGACGCGCAGGGCGCCCACCACTGCCACGACCACTCCGACGAGGAGACGCCGACGTCGGACGAGCTGGAGCACTTCGCCAAGCAGTTCAAGCAGCGGAGGATCAAGCTGGGCTTCACGCAGGCCGACGTGGGCTTGGCCCTGGGCACCCTCTACGGCAACGTCTTTTCCCAGACCACCATCTGCAGGTTCGAGGCTCTCCAGCTGAGCTTTAAAAACATGTGCAAACTCAAGCCGCTGCTGAACAAGTGGTTGGAGGAGGCGGACTCGAGCACGGGCAGCTCGAGCAGTATAGACAAGATCGCGGCTCAGGGGAGGAAGCGGAAGAAGCGGACGTCCATCGAGGTCAGCGTCAAGGGGGTCCTGGAGACGCACTTTCTCAAGTGCCCCAAACCCTCCGCGCAGGAAATCACGTCGCTGGCGGACACGCTGCAGCTGGAGAAGGAGGTGGTGCGCGTGTGGTTCTGCAACCGGAGGCAGAAAGAGAAGCGCATGACGCCGCCCGgggagccgccgccgccgccccacGAGGCGCCCTATTCCCACGGCGGAGGCGGCAGTGCGGGGGACGCGTCCTCGTGCCACGACCTCTGA